GGCCCTCGGGCAGGAGGGGAGAtaacaggggctgggctggggatctGGAGAGGACAATTTCCTGTGTCTGAAAACAGCTGGAGAGGAGACTTGAGATGCCTCCCGCCACCCAGAAGGCTGGGCTCAGGGGAAGAGAGCAGTGGGCCCTCCAGCGCTATCCCTCTTCCCAACAGACCTGTGCCCTTTGCTCTACGTGGCcttggggctgctggggctgctgctccTGGTCGGGACCATTCTGTCCGCCTGTCTGTGCCGGCTCCTTAGGAGAGGTGAGCCATGTTCCATGTTGCCGTGGGAGGGGTGAGAGAAGAGCATCCAAAGGgagaggcggggccggggcgggggcgggggtggggcttggCCATGGGAAccgcggggggcgggggtccAGCAAGTGGGGCAAGGCCCGCGGGAGAGGGGGGCGGTGAGCAGGCCCCCGGCTGAGCTGCTGTTTTTCTTCCAGTGAAGCGGCTAGAGAGGAGCTGGGTGAGTCTGGGGTtaggagggggcagggtgggagagagCCCGAGTGGGAAACGGGGAAAGATCGAGTGGGAAACGGGGAAAGATCGGAAGAAGATCGTCTCCCAGCAGAGGGCTGGGAcaagggggctggggggggggggctgagagcaaaggagaaagtggggtgggggtggagaaagagaaaaggcgAAGGCAGCGAGGTAagagaggtgggaggtggggggcgggTATCCCAGGGAAGGGTCTGAGGGCGGACACGCCCGAGACCCTCCCATCAGCGCCTcccgcccgcccccggccccaggTCCAGCGCTCGGGGGAGACGGAGCTCCACTACGCGTCTCTACAGAGGCTGCCCGTGCAGAGTGCAGAGGGCACGGAGCAGGCCCACGGAGAAGGAGAAAGCATGAAGGAGGACCCCAGTGCTGACTACGCCTGCATTGCTAAAAACAAGCCCACCTGAGCGCCCAGGACACCTGCCTCGCCCCAGCCAGAGGCCAGCGTCACCCGGTGGTGCTCCCAGTAAAGACTGTGGTGCGGTCACCTGTGTCTCAGACTTGTCTGTCCGTCTCTCCAGCACCCCCCCCCTTCAGCACGATCGCTGGCCCACCCACCCCCAGTTGGGGGCAAGTGGTGGTTTATGGGGTGAAGGAAGATGTTGAAGGGCCTGGGCTCTCCTGCGGGCCAGaaaagagtgggggggggggctgtttaGGGGGCCTGGCTGGAGTAGGAGCTGTCAGATCAGGAGCGCCAGCCTCAGCCCCTGGAcggggagaggaggtgggaggggcctcTGGGCACCACTGTTGGGAAGCTCTCTGCGTCTCCCCTCCAGGTCGGACTTggaagcagggggtgggggtgaggagccAGCGACCTGAAGAGAGGCGTCCTGGGGCATCTGGACAATGGGGAAGAAAACACACGAGACTCACAAGAGGGAGTCAGTGGTTGGACAGAGACAGGTTTATTGGGGTCTCTTGAAGAGGGCTGGGGA
The sequence above is drawn from the Lepus europaeus isolate LE1 chromosome 3, mLepTim1.pri, whole genome shotgun sequence genome and encodes:
- the LST1 gene encoding leukocyte-specific transcript 1 protein, which codes for MGDSWCTKNLCPLLYVALGLLGLLLLVGTILSACLCRLLRRVKRLERSWVQRSGETELHYASLQRLPVQSAEGTEQAHGEGESMKEDPSADYACIAKNKPT